From the Gammaproteobacteria bacterium genome, the window TGCAGCCTGACGTCGCTGCCCGCCGCCTGTTGCCGCCCGAACAGCTTCTCGTGCACCGTGCCGCCCAAGAGGCACACGTTGCTGCCGGCGCGTTCCTCGCTGGGCGTGAAGGTCCGGCCCTCGGCCAGGGCGAGGTCCCGTATCCTGAGATAGTCGCTGGTGGTGCCCACCAGCACCGTGGACCAGTTGCTGTTGCCGTAGATCGCCTGGGTCATACTGGTGGCGAAGGGGGTCACCGCCTTCAGGCCGCCGATCTGGTTCGCCACCGCGTCCACGTCCGCCTGCTTGAACATCGGCGCCGTGAGGCTCATGCCGCCGCCGCGCATGCCCTGTCCGGGCCGCACCTGCAGCATGTTGCTGCCGAGGTCGGCGATGTCGGCGGTGACCTTGGCGGTGGCGCCGCTGCCGAGCGTGACCATGGCGATCACCGCGCCCACGCCGATCACGATGCCGAGCGTGGTCAGCGAGGAGCGCAGCACGTTGCGCCGGATGGCGCGCAGCGCGAGTTGCACGGCGTTCCAGAGCATCAGGCCGCCTCCCGGTGGTTCTGCCGGTCGTCCTCGATGAGTCCGTCCCGGAAGCGCACCACGCGCCCCGCGTAGGCCGCCATGTCGGGCTCGTGGGTGACCATCACGATGGTGAGGCTGCGCTCGCGGTTGAAGCGCGTCAGCAGCTCCATGATCTCGCGGCTGCGCGCGGTGTCCAGGTTGCCGGTGGGCTCGTCCGCCAACAGCACGGCCGGGTGCGTCACCACGGCGCGGGCGATGGCCACCCGCTGCTGCTGCCCGCCCGACAGCTCCGCCGGGGTATGCCGGCCCCAGTCCTCCAGCGCGACGCCGGCGAGCGCCTCTAGCGCCCGTGCGCGGCGCTCGGCCGCCGGCAGGCCCTGGTAGATGAGCGGCAGCTCCACGTTCTCCAGCGCCGAGGTGCGGTTCAGCAGGTTGTAGCCCTGGAACACGAAGCCGAGCTGGTGGCGCCTCAGCAGCGCGCGCTGGTTGGAGCTCAAGGTGCCCACGTCCACGCCCTCGAACAAGTAGCGGCCCGAGGTGGGCACATCCAGGCAGCCCAGGATGTTCATGCAGGTGGACTTGCCGCAGCCGCTCGGCCCCATCACCGCCACGAACTCGCCGGCGCGGATGGAGAGGTCGATGCCCCGCAGCGCCGGCATGGCAGCCTGTCCCGTGCCATAGACCTTGGTGACGCCGCGCAGTTCGATCAGGGGCGAGGCCGTGCTCATTTCTTGGCCGCCGT encodes:
- a CDS encoding ABC transporter ATP-binding protein, which encodes MSTASPLIELRGVTKVYGTGQAAMPALRGIDLSIRAGEFVAVMGPSGCGKSTCMNILGCLDVPTSGRYLFEGVDVGTLSSNQRALLRRHQLGFVFQGYNLLNRTSALENVELPLIYQGLPAAERRARALEALAGVALEDWGRHTPAELSGGQQQRVAIARAVVTHPAVLLADEPTGNLDTARSREIMELLTRFNRERSLTIVMVTHEPDMAAYAGRVVRFRDGLIEDDRQNHREAA